The genome window TGGCCGGCGCCGACGCCGCGTTCGGGTCGTCGACCGTCGACGTCGTGGTGCAGGCCGACGACTCCGAGGAGCTGGAGCGGCTCGCCGCGCAGGTGCGCGACGTCGTCGCCGGGGTCGAGGGCACCACGGACGTCACCAACGACCTGTCCGCGGACCAGCCGACCGTGCGCGTCACGGTCGACCGCGAGGCCGCGGCAGCCGCCGGGCTGACCGAGACCGCGGTCGTCGGCACGGTCGCCGGTCTCATGAGCCCGCAGCCGATCGGCACGGTCGACCTCGGCGCCGGGCCTGTGGACGTCACCGTCGTGACGGTCCCCGCACCGGCGAGCGTGGCCGAGGTCGAGCAGCTCGTGCTGCCCACGGCCACCGGCATCGTCCCGCTGACGTCCGTCGCGAGCGTCGAGGAGGTCGAGGTGCCGGTCTCCACGACCCGCATCGACGGCAAGCGCGCGGCGACGATCTCGGCCACGCCGGCCGACCAGGACCTCGGCGGGCTCACGGAGCGGATGCGGACCGCGTTGGAGGACGTCGACGTGCCGGCCGGTGCGAGCGTCGAGATCGGCGGCGTCGCGGCGGACCAGGAGGACGCGTTCGCGGACCTCGGGCTCGCGCTGCTCGTCGCACTCGCGATCGTCTACGTCGTGATGGTCGCGACGTTCCGGTCGCTGCTGCAGCCGCTGATCCTCATGGTGTCGGTGCCGTTCGCGGCGACCGGCGCCCTGCTCGGCCTGCTGCTCACCGGGACGCCGCTGGGCGTGCCCGCGCTGATCGGCGTGCTGATGCTCATCGGGGTCGTCGTGACGAACGCGATCGTGCTGGTCGACCTGGTCAACCAGTACCGCGAGCGCGGCCGCGGGATCGACGACGCCGTGACCGAGGGGTCGCGCAAGCGGCTGCGGCCCATCCTCATGACGGCCGCCGCGACGATCTTCGCGCTCGTGCCCATGGCGTTCGGGCTCACCGGCGGTGGGGTGTTCATCTCGCAGCCGCTGGCGATCGTCGTCATCGGCGGCCTGTTCACCTCGACGCTGCTGACCCTGGTGCTCGTGCCGGTGCTCTACACGCTGGTCGAGCGGCGCCGGGAGCGTGGCGCCGCACGGCGTGCGGAGCGTCGGGCGACGTCGACCACCGCCGACGCGGGGTAGCCGCCAACCGCACGCACGACGACGGCCCACCACCGTCCCCCTCCGGGACGGTGGTGGGCCGCGTCTGCGCGAGAGTCAGACGTCGCGCGTGCGCAGCCGCACGACGGCGGCGGCGAGGATGGCGACGACCCAGCCGACGAGCACCGCGTACCCGGCCCACGGGGACAGGTCGACGGCCTGCGTCGCCATCTGGTTCGTCAGCTCGAGGAACTCCTGGGGCGTCGCGACGCGGGCCCCCGCCGACGACGGCAGGAACGGCCGGACGTACTCGAGCGGCTTCCACGAGATGAGGTTGAGCACGCTCTCGACGACGAGCACGAAGCCGATGACCGTCGCGATGGTCGCCGCCGTGTTGCGCATGAGGGCGCCGAGCGCGTAGCCGAGCAGTGCGACCGTCGTGATGTAGAGCGGTGTGCCGAGCACGATCCGCAGCATCTCGGGGTCGGACCAGTCGGGCCGCATCTCGGGCACGATGGCGCCCGCCAGCGCCAGGGACAGGGCTGTGCCGACGGCGGCCGTCACGAAGGCCACCAGCGCGACGACCGCACCCTTGGCCCACAGCACGGGCAGCCGGGACGGGACGGCGGTGAACGTGGAGCGGACCTGCCCCGTGCCGTACTCGCCGGTCACCGTCAGCGCGGCGAGCACGACCAGGACGAGGGAGCCGAAGATCTGCCCGGGGGCGAGGACCGTGTAGACGGTCGTCGCGCTGCCGGGTGCGTCCGACAGGTCGCCGAAGCTCGCGGCGCCCGCGGCCATCGCCCAGGCGAGCAGCACCAGCACGGCGACGGTGAGGCCGACCGTCCAGAGCGTCGAGCGCAGGCTCCAGAGCTTGATCCACTCGGAGCGCAGCACGTGCCACGCCGACAGGCGTGCCGTGCTCGCGGGCGCGGAGTGCTGGGCGTGCGAGGTGCGGGGAGTGGTCGCGGTGCTCATCGCTGCGCCTCCGGCTCGGTCGTGGGGGCGGTGGGTGCGGCGTCGATGCCGGAGTGGTACTCGACCGCGTCGGCCGTCAGGCTCATGTACGCCTGCTCGAGCGAGCCGCTGACGGGCGTGAGCTCGTGCAGGACGTACCGCGACGCGGCGGCGAGCTCACCGATCTCGGCTGCGGACGGCCCGCGCACCTCGATCAGGCCGGGCTCGATCGCGTCGATGGTCGTGCGCGGTCCGGAGAGGGCCGCGGCGAGCTCGGTCGCGTGGGGGCTGCGGACGCGCACGGTCGTGCTCGTCGCGCGGGAGATGACCTCGTCGACGGGGCCCTGAGCGACGATCCGGCCGCGGCCGATCACGAGCAGGTCGTCGGCGGTCACCGCGACCTCGCTCATGAGGTGGGAGGACAGGAACACCGTGCGCCCGTCGCCCGCGAGGTGCTTGGCCAGCCCGCGCACCCACGCCACGCCCTCGGGGTCCAGGCCGTTGACGGGCTCGTCGAGGATCAGCGTGTGCGGGTCGCCGAGCAGCGCCGCGGCGATGCCCAGGCGCTGGCCCATGCCGAGCGAGAAGCCCTTGACGCGCTTGGACGCGACCGCGCCGAGCCCGGCCATCTCGATGACCTGGTCGACGCGCTTGTCGCCGATCCCGTGCGTCGCGGCGAGCGCCCGCAGGTGCTGACGCGCCGACCGCCCGGGGTGGACGGCCTTGGCCTCGAGCAGCGCGCCCACCTCCGTCAGCGGCGAGCGCAGCCTCGCGTACGGCCGGCCCTGCACCGTCACGGTGCCGGCCGTCGGGTGGTCGAGCCCGACGATCATGCGCATGGTCGTCGACTTGCCCGCGCCGTTGGGCCCGAGGAAGCCGGTCACACGTCCGGGTCGCACGGTGAAGTCGATCCCGTCGACGGCGGTCTTGCTGCCGTACCTCTTGGTCAGTCCGTGCGCCTCGATCATCGGGTCCCCTGGTTTCGCGTGGTGGTGCGCGTCGCTGTGCTCACAGACGACGACGCTATTCCTGCCGCGCCCGCCGCGGCACCCTCCCGCGACCGATCCGGGTGCCCGGGCCCTCATCCGCAAGGACGACGTCGCCGGCAGCAGGATCCGGGGGCTCCCGGACGGGGAACGTCCTGGCCACCCGCTACGTTGTTCCTGTCGTCGACAGAAACATCCCCGGCCGGCTACGACCAGAGGTGCCCGCATGACCAACCCCGTCTTCAACAACAGTCCCGTCTTCGGTGACCCGCGCCAGCAGCGCCGCGGCGGTCAGCAGACCGTCGTCCAGGGCCCCGCGTGGGGCACGCCCGGTGCGCAGGCGGCCGACGCCGCGACGCTCGAGCAGATGTACGACGCGCCCCCCGCCACCCCGCGCGAGACGGGCCGCCTGACCTACGACGACGTCATCGTCAAGACCGGCGGGCTGCTCGCGCTGCTCGTGGTCGTGGCAGCGGCGACGTGGATGATCGCGCCCGGCCTGTGGATCGTCGGCGCGATCGTCGGCCTGGTCCTGGGCCTGGTCAACGCGTTCAAGAAGGAACCGAGCCCGGTCCTCATCACGCTGTACACGGTGGCCCAGGGCGTGTTCCTCGGCGGCATCAGCGCGTTCTACGAGTCGGCCTTCGACGGCATCGTCGGGCAGGCCGTGCTCGCCACGCTCTCGGTGTTCGCCGTCTCGCTGGTGCTGTTCCGCTCCGGCAAGGTCCGGGTCACGCCCAAGTTCCAGCGTGCGGTCCTCATCGGCATGGCCGGGTACCTCGTGTACTCGCTCGTCAACGTCGGGCTCATGCTGTTCGGCGTCGGCGGCGGGGACTACGGGCCGCTGCGGTCCGGCCCGCTCGGCATCGTGATCGGCCTCGTGGCCGTGGGTCTCGCCGCGGCGAGCCTCATCATGGACTTCGACTCCATCAAGCGCGGCGTCGAGCAGGGCGCGCCCGCCAAGTTCGCGTGGGCGGCGGCCTTCGGCCTCATCGTCACGCTCGTGTGGCTCTACCTCGAGCTGCTGCGTCTCCTCGCGATCCTGCGCGGCGACTGACCAGCACCGCAGCCTCACGAGAGCCCCGTCGACCTCGGTCGGCGGGGCTCTCGCACGTCCGGGGCGGGTGACGGCGGGATGAGAGGATCGGCGCGTGAAGTACGCCCAGCACATCTCCGAGCTCGTCGGCGGCACCCCGCTCGTCCGGCTCACGTCCGTCACCGCCGGCCTGACCGCCACCGTCCTGGCGAAGGTGGAGTACCTCAACCCCGGCGGGTCCGTGAAGGACCGCATCGCCCTGCGGATGATCGAGGCCGCGGAGGCGTCGGGCGAGCTGCAGCCGGGCGGCACGATCGTCGAGCCCACGTCCGGCAACACCGGCGTCGGCCTGGCGCTCGTCGCGCAGCGCAAGGGCTACCGCTGCATCTTCGTGTGCCCGGACAAGGTCAGCCAGGACAAGCGCGACGTGCTGCGCGCGTACGGCGCCGAGGTCGTCGTGACGCCGACCGCGGTGCCCCCCGACCACCCGGACTCCTACTACTCGGTGTCCGACCGCATCACGCGCGAGACGCCGGGCGCCTGGAAGCCCAACCAGTACGCCAACGTCAACGGCCCGGCCAGCCACTACGCGAGCACGGGCCCGGAGATCTGGGCGGACACCGACGGGCGCATCACCCACCTCGTCACGGGCGTCGGCACGGGCGGCACCATCACCGGCACCGGGCGCTACCTGCACGACGCGTCGGCGGACCGCCCCGCGGCGGACGGCGGCCGCGTGGTCGTCGTCGGCGCGGACCCGGCGGGCTCCGTGTACTCCGGGGGTGACGGCCGGCCGTACCTCGTCGAGGGCGTCGGCGAGGACTTCTGGCCGACCGCCTACGACCCGGCGGTCCCGGACGAGATCCTCGCGGTGTCCGACGCGGACTCGTTCGCCATGACGCGCCGCCTGGCGCGCGAGGAGGGTCTGCTCGTCGGCGGGTCGTGCGGCATGGCGGTCGAGGCGACGCTGCGGCACGCCCGCGCGTTGCAGGACGCCGACCCCGACGCCGCCGCCCGCGCGGTGTACGTCGTGATCCTCCCCGACGGCGGACGCGGCTACCTGTCGAAGATCTTCAACGACTCCTGGATGCGGTCGTACGGGTTCCTCGCCGCCGGCGAGGGCGCGTCCGTGGGCGACGTGCTCCGGACCAAGTCGGGCGACCTGCCGGCGCTCGTGCACACGCACCCCACCGAGACGGTCCGCGACGCGATCGAGATCCTGCGCGAGTACGGCGTCTCGCAGATGCCGGTCGTGGGTGCCGAGCCGCCCGTCATGATCGGCGAGGTCGCCGGGTCCGTGAGCGAGCGCGAGCTGCTCGACGCGGTCTTCTCCGGCGCCGCGTCGCTCGCCGACCGCGTCGACGCGCACATGGCCGCACCGCTGCCGCTCATCGGCGTCGGGGAGCCCGTCGAGGCCGCGCGGGCGACGCTCGAGAAGTCGGACGCGCTCATGGTCGTCGACGACGGGCGCCCCGTGGGCGTCCTGACGCGCCACGACCTGCTGGGCTTCCTGGCCCGCTGACGCGCGGGCCGCTCCGGTCCGGCGGGAAGCGTCCGCGCGCGGGTTAGCATCGGCCGACCCCTGGGCCGTACCCGCAAAGGACCAACCGCGATGGCGCTGTTCGACCTGCCCCTGCCCGAGCTCGAGCGCTACCTGCCGGAGCTCGACGAACCCACCGACTTCGACGAGTTCTGGGCCGCCACGCTCGCCGAGACGCGCGCGTTCGACCTCGACGTGCGTCGTGAGCCGTACGACGCGGGGCTGACGCTGGTCGACGTCGAGGACGTGACGTTCGCCGGGTTCGGCGGGCACCCGATCAAGGCGTGGGTCACGCGGCCCGCGGGGTCGGCCACGGACGGGTCCTCGCTGCCGGCCGTCGTGGAGTTCAACGGCTACGGCGGTGGCCGCGGGCGCCCGCACGAGCGCCTCGCGTGGGCCGCGGCCGGGTACGTGCACCTGCTGATGGACACGCGCGGCCAGGGTTCGGGGTGGGGCAGCGGCGGCGCGACGCCGGACCCGGTCGGGTCGGGGCCGCAGGTGCCGGGCTTCCTGACCCGCGGGATCCTCGACCCCGCCGAGCACTACTACACGCGGGTGTACACCGACGGCGTCCGCGCGGTCGAAGCCGTGCGGACCCTGCCCGGGGTCGACCCGGCGCGCGTCACGGTGACCGGCGGCAGCCAGGGCGGCGGCATGACGCTCGCGGTCGCAGGGCTGTCCGACGGCCTCGCGGCGGCGATGGCCGACGTGCCGTTCCTGTGCCACATCCAGCGCGCGATCGCCGTCACCGACGCGAGCCCGTACCGCGAGCTCGTGACGTACCTGTCGGTGCACCGCGACCAGAAGGCCGCCGTGATGCGGACCCTGTCGTACCTCGACGGTGTGCACCTCGCCCGCCGCGCGACGGCGCCGACGCTGTTCTCGGTGGCGCTGCGCGACCCGATCTGCCCGCCGTCCACCGTGTTCGCGGCGTACAACTACTACGGCACGCTCGCGGGCTCCCGCCCGGAGCGTGCCATCGAGGTGTACGAGTTCAACGAGCACGAGGGCGGCGGCGCCTTCCAGCTCGACGCCCAGCTGCGCTGGCTCGCGGGGGTCCTCGGCCGCTGACCCCGCCGACGCCCGTGCGGCAGGGCCGTGGTCGGCAGGGCAGGATGGTCGGGCACTGTCATCCACCGAAGGAGAACCGCCATGGCCGCAGCGCTGCCCGAGGTCTCGGGCGCACCCGGCACCAAGCCCACCCTCACGTTCCCGGAGGGCGCGCCGTCCGACGAGCTCGAGGTCGTCGTGCTCAGCCGCGGCGACGGCGCACTCGTCGAGGCCGGGCAGGACATCGAGGTGCACTACCTGGGTCAGGCCTGGCAGGGAGGCGTCTTCGACAACTCCTTCGACCGTGGCTCCTCGATCAGCTTCCCCATCGGGGTCGGCGCCGTCATCGCGGGCTGGGACGAGGGCCTCGTCGGCCAGCAGGTCGGCTCGCGCGTGCTGCTCTCCATCCCGTCGCACCTCGGCTACGGCGACCGCGGCGTGCCGCAGGCCGGCATCAAGGGTGGCGACACGCTCGTGTTCGTGGTGGACATCGTCGGCGTGAGCTGACCACGCCCCACCGTGCGCCGCCGGTCGCCCCGACGAGGGCGCCGGCGGCGCTCGCACGTCGGGGACCCGCCGGTTCCCGCCGCCCCGATGAGTCCGGCACCCGCGAGGTGTCCACCTCCACGGGAGTCCGACGCGGGCCCCGGGACGGAGGCGGTGATGCCGGACAGCGTGCAGGACGCGACGGGCAGCCCAGCCGTGTGGGCGCGGCACTCGCCCTACAGCGACCCCGGTCGGCACGCGGCGGTGCTCGCCGCGCTGGGTACCGACCCGGCCGACGTGCACGCCGCGGCGACGGGTGTGATCGCGCACTATCGGGCTGAGGCGGACACGCTCGACGCCGACCGGCTGTCAACCGTCGACCTACGGTGGTTGGACGCGATCCTCACGGCCGGCTTCGCGCTGTCACCCGCCCCGCTCACGGGCCGCCCCGCCGGCGCCCGTCTCGCGGGGTGCTGCCGGGACCACACGCTTCTCGGCGTGGGTCTGCTGCGGGAGCACGGCATCCCCGCGCGGTCCCGCATCGGGTTCGCGCGGTACTTCACCCCGGGCTTCGCGCACGACCACGTGGTCGTCGAGCGCTGGGACGGACGCCGCTGGGTGCGCGCGGACCCCGAGCTCGACGCGGCGTTCGGTGCCGCACCCCCGGCCGGGGAGCCGTTCGACCCGTTCGACCTGCCGACAGGGCTCGACGCGCCGTTCGCGACCGCCGCGGAGCTGTGGCTCGCGCACCGGCGCGACGGGCTGGACCTCGGTGCGTACGGGGTCGCGCGAGAGCTGCCCGACCTGTGCGGACCGGACTTCGTGCGCGGGAACGTGCTGCTGGAGCTCGCGCACCGCCGCCGCGACGAGCTGCTGCTGTGGGACGTGTGGGGCGCCGAGCTGCACGAGGCGCCCGAGGACGTCGCCGCACTCGCGGACGAGATCGCCGACCTGCTGATCCGCGCGGACGGCGGCGACCTCGAGGCCGAGGCCGCGCTCGCGCGCCGATACGCCGACGACCCGCGCCTGCACCCCGGGGACCGGGTGCGCACGCTGTCACCGCTCGGGCGCGAGGGCTGGACGGACCTGCGGACGAGGGTCACCGCCTGGGACGCCTGAGCCGTGCCGCCGGGCGGGCCGTCAGGCGCGCAGCCCGTGGCGGACCAGGAAGTCGTTCGCGAAGACGCCCTCGGGATCGCGGCGGGCCAGCAGCGCCACCTGGTCGTCCCACCGCGGGTACAGACCGCGCAGCGCGCGGTCCTCGTCGGCGAACAGCTTGCCCCAGTGCGGGCGCGCGCCGAACGGCGCGAGCGCCTCCTCGATCACCGGCAGCGCGGCGTCGACCTCGGCCCGCAGCGGCTTCCACGTGAAGTGCAGCGCCACGCGGTCGCCGCCGTGCGCGGTCGACAGCCACAGGTCGTCACCGGCGATCGTGCGGATCTCGCTCACCAGGAGCAGCGGCGACGTGAC of Cellulomonas dongxiuzhuiae contains these proteins:
- a CDS encoding Bax inhibitor-1/YccA family protein, which encodes MTNPVFNNSPVFGDPRQQRRGGQQTVVQGPAWGTPGAQAADAATLEQMYDAPPATPRETGRLTYDDVIVKTGGLLALLVVVAAATWMIAPGLWIVGAIVGLVLGLVNAFKKEPSPVLITLYTVAQGVFLGGISAFYESAFDGIVGQAVLATLSVFAVSLVLFRSGKVRVTPKFQRAVLIGMAGYLVYSLVNVGLMLFGVGGGDYGPLRSGPLGIVIGLVAVGLAAASLIMDFDSIKRGVEQGAPAKFAWAAAFGLIVTLVWLYLELLRLLAILRGD
- a CDS encoding acetylxylan esterase, with amino-acid sequence MALFDLPLPELERYLPELDEPTDFDEFWAATLAETRAFDLDVRREPYDAGLTLVDVEDVTFAGFGGHPIKAWVTRPAGSATDGSSLPAVVEFNGYGGGRGRPHERLAWAAAGYVHLLMDTRGQGSGWGSGGATPDPVGSGPQVPGFLTRGILDPAEHYYTRVYTDGVRAVEAVRTLPGVDPARVTVTGGSQGGGMTLAVAGLSDGLAAAMADVPFLCHIQRAIAVTDASPYRELVTYLSVHRDQKAAVMRTLSYLDGVHLARRATAPTLFSVALRDPICPPSTVFAAYNYYGTLAGSRPERAIEVYEFNEHEGGGAFQLDAQLRWLAGVLGR
- a CDS encoding transglutaminase-like domain-containing protein; the encoded protein is MPDSVQDATGSPAVWARHSPYSDPGRHAAVLAALGTDPADVHAAATGVIAHYRAEADTLDADRLSTVDLRWLDAILTAGFALSPAPLTGRPAGARLAGCCRDHTLLGVGLLREHGIPARSRIGFARYFTPGFAHDHVVVERWDGRRWVRADPELDAAFGAAPPAGEPFDPFDLPTGLDAPFATAAELWLAHRRDGLDLGAYGVARELPDLCGPDFVRGNVLLELAHRRRDELLLWDVWGAELHEAPEDVAALADEIADLLIRADGGDLEAEAALARRYADDPRLHPGDRVRTLSPLGREGWTDLRTRVTAWDA
- a CDS encoding FKBP-type peptidyl-prolyl cis-trans isomerase, coding for MAAALPEVSGAPGTKPTLTFPEGAPSDELEVVVLSRGDGALVEAGQDIEVHYLGQAWQGGVFDNSFDRGSSISFPIGVGAVIAGWDEGLVGQQVGSRVLLSIPSHLGYGDRGVPQAGIKGGDTLVFVVDIVGVS
- a CDS encoding cystathionine beta-synthase — its product is MKYAQHISELVGGTPLVRLTSVTAGLTATVLAKVEYLNPGGSVKDRIALRMIEAAEASGELQPGGTIVEPTSGNTGVGLALVAQRKGYRCIFVCPDKVSQDKRDVLRAYGAEVVVTPTAVPPDHPDSYYSVSDRITRETPGAWKPNQYANVNGPASHYASTGPEIWADTDGRITHLVTGVGTGGTITGTGRYLHDASADRPAADGGRVVVVGADPAGSVYSGGDGRPYLVEGVGEDFWPTAYDPAVPDEILAVSDADSFAMTRRLAREEGLLVGGSCGMAVEATLRHARALQDADPDAAARAVYVVILPDGGRGYLSKIFNDSWMRSYGFLAAGEGASVGDVLRTKSGDLPALVHTHPTETVRDAIEILREYGVSQMPVVGAEPPVMIGEVAGSVSERELLDAVFSGAASLADRVDAHMAAPLPLIGVGEPVEAARATLEKSDALMVVDDGRPVGVLTRHDLLGFLAR
- a CDS encoding ABC transporter permease produces the protein MSTATTPRTSHAQHSAPASTARLSAWHVLRSEWIKLWSLRSTLWTVGLTVAVLVLLAWAMAAGAASFGDLSDAPGSATTVYTVLAPGQIFGSLVLVVLAALTVTGEYGTGQVRSTFTAVPSRLPVLWAKGAVVALVAFVTAAVGTALSLALAGAIVPEMRPDWSDPEMLRIVLGTPLYITTVALLGYALGALMRNTAATIATVIGFVLVVESVLNLISWKPLEYVRPFLPSSAGARVATPQEFLELTNQMATQAVDLSPWAGYAVLVGWVVAILAAAVVRLRTRDV
- a CDS encoding ABC transporter ATP-binding protein; translated protein: MIEAHGLTKRYGSKTAVDGIDFTVRPGRVTGFLGPNGAGKSTTMRMIVGLDHPTAGTVTVQGRPYARLRSPLTEVGALLEAKAVHPGRSARQHLRALAATHGIGDKRVDQVIEMAGLGAVASKRVKGFSLGMGQRLGIAAALLGDPHTLILDEPVNGLDPEGVAWVRGLAKHLAGDGRTVFLSSHLMSEVAVTADDLLVIGRGRIVAQGPVDEVISRATSTTVRVRSPHATELAAALSGPRTTIDAIEPGLIEVRGPSAAEIGELAAASRYVLHELTPVSGSLEQAYMSLTADAVEYHSGIDAAPTAPTTEPEAQR